A window of the Tripterygium wilfordii isolate XIE 37 chromosome 12, ASM1340144v1, whole genome shotgun sequence genome harbors these coding sequences:
- the LOC120010693 gene encoding RING-H2 finger protein ATL16-like produces MAPNDTHFHGGLGFHALSSTKNQENPSNQHSSPTSEQAFPVLVIVVLSILGTAFLFVAFVVKYCSNWHQVNPLRWFSLWRARDDEEPFIALSPTMWNHGLDDSEIREIPTAQFSSRKEGEHRSIYGCVVCLAEFQEQDMLRVLPSCSHAFHLACIDIWLQSNGNCPLCRTSISGTSRNPVDHIIAPSSSPQDSQPLTESLMGGDEDFVVIELGGEHAGIQLPQRQQIQDIPSEVPEQPTRQLPAKMEHKRGCLKPSIHHRVSILGDECIDTRKKDNEFSISPIRRSFSLDSAADQQLYLTVQTVIQQSRHLSNNCSPEESSNRIRRSFFPFVHGRGSRNAVLPVELDRI; encoded by the coding sequence ATGGCACCAAATGACACACACTTTCATGGAGGCCTGGGATTCCATGCTCTTTCATCTACCAAAAACCAGGAAAACCCCTCCAATCAGCATTCATCGCCTACATCCGAGCAAGCTTTTCCAGTGTTAGTCATTGTTGTATTAAGCATCCTGGGCACAGCTTTCTTGTTTGTTGCATTTGTGGTCAAATACTGCTCTAACTGGCACCAAGTTAATCCACTAAGGTGGTTTTCATTGTGGAGAGCtagagatgatgaagaaccCTTTATAGCTCTCTCTCCAACAATGTGGAACCACGGGCTTGACGATTCGGAGATTCGGGAAATCCCAACTGCCCAGTTCAGTAGCAGAAAAGAAGGTGAACACAGAAGCATATATGGGTGTGTGGTCTGTTTGGCTGAGTTTCAAGAACAAGATATGCTAAGAGTTCTTCCAAGTTGTAGTCATGCATTTCATTTAGCTTGCATTGACATATGGCTTCAGAGCAATGGCAATTGCCCCCTATGCAGAACAAGCATTTCAGGTACAAGTCGGAATCCGGTTGATCATATCATTGCACCAAGCTCTTCACCTCAAGATTCTCAGCCACTTACAGAGAGTCTCATGGGTGGTGATGAAGATTTTGTGGTGATTGAACTGGGAGGAGAACATGCTGGCATTCAGTTACCTCAAAGGCAGCAAATACAAGACATTCCAAGTGAAGTTCCAGAGCAGCCAACAAGGCAATTGCCAGCGAAAATGGAGCATAAGCGTGGGTGCCTGAAACCCAGTATTCACCATCGAGTGTCGATTTTAGGAGACGAGTGCATTGAtacaagaaagaaagacaatgaGTTCTCTATCAGCCCGATCAGGAGATCATTTTCACTGGATTCAGCAGCAGATCAACAGCTTTACTTAACAGTTCAAACTGTCATTCAACAAAGCAGGCATCTTAGCAATAATTGTAGCCCTGAAGAAAGTAGTAACAGAATCAGAAGATCGTTTTTTCCATTTGTTCATGGCAGAGGGTCTAGAAATGCAGTTCTTCCCGTCGAACTAGATAGAATTTGA